The following is a genomic window from Phyllobacterium zundukense.
GCAGGATTTCGTCTGCACACTTTGCCCCGCTAGAAATGTTCTCGGTGGTTGCTTGCGTCTACGCTGCCATTGTCCTGACGATGATGGGGATCGTGGCATATGTCAGGAGAAACAATGGAAATGAGTAGTAGAAGCAATTACCTGATCGATGCAGATCGCCTCTGGGACAGTTTGATGGAGATGGCGAAAATTGGCCCGGGGATAGCCGGAGGCAATAATCGCCAAACTCTCACGGACGAAGATTCGGAGGGGCGCCGCGTTTTTGCACGGTGGTGCGCCGAGGCCGGATTGAGCATTGTGGCGGACGACGTCGGGAACATGTTCGCGCGACGACCTGGCCATGATGACGCAGCGTTGCCGGTCTATATGGGAAGCCACTTGGACACTCAGCCTACGGGTGGGAAATATGACGGTGTGCTAGGTGTTTTGGCGGCACTTGAAATTGTCCGGACGCTTAATGATCTGGGCGTACGGACGAAAAGGCCCATCGTTATTGCAAATTGGACAAACGAAGAGGGCGCCAGATTTGCCCCCGCGATGCTAGGCTCAGGGGTCTTTGTCGGAGCGATCGACAAAGCCGTGGCCTATTCAAAAGTCGATGCACATGGGCGCACTTTTGGTGAAGAGCTTGCACGGATTGGATGGCTTGGAGATGAGAACAGCGGGTCGCGCCAAATGCATTCTTACTTTGAGCTGCATATCGAGCAAGGCCCAATCCTCGAGGCGCAACAGATTGATATCGGTGTCGTAACGCACTGTCAGGGCCTCAGATGGATAGAGTTCACGCTCACCGGCAAAGAGGCGCACACGGGCTCGACACCGATGAAAATGCGCGTCAATGCTGGACTTGCGTTTGCACGGATAGCAGATGCCGTTGAAACGGTGGCGAGAGAAACTCAACCCGACACCGTGGGCGGCATAGGCCAGGTAAACTTCTCGCCGAATTCGAGAAACGTGCTGCCGGGGCGCGTTGTCTTTACTGTAGACATACGAACAGCCAACGCAGCAAAGTTGAATGAAATGGAAGAAAAGGTTCTCGCCGCGGCCTATGCGATTTGCGATGAACTCGGCGTCTCTCTGTCTTTTGAGATCATCGGCCGGACAGAGCCGGTCACGTTCTCAAATAACTTGGCAGAAATTGTCAGACGTTGTTCCGATAGACTCAGCTATTCGCACAAGAACATCATATCAGGAGCTGGCCACGATGCTTGCTGGGCATCGCATGTTGCACCGACCGTAATGATATTCTGCCCCTGCAAAGGCGGGGTAAGTCATAATGAAACAGAAGAAATTTCTATCGATTGGGCGGCGCAGGGCGCGAATGTGTTGCTGCATTCGGTATTGGAGGTCGCGCAGGTGGTATAGCTGAACCTGGTAGCGGCTTTACCCCTATTTTGGTCCTCAGGCGGCAAACAACCTGAATCGTCGCAGCTTCAGGGACGTATAGTATTGCTTGCGAAGCGCAACTTTAAGGAAAATATGGATGCCTCTTCCGTCGCAGTTAAGCCTGGATCGAGAACGTGAGACTAATTGCATTGCAGCTCAGATTACAACCCTCAACAAGTGGTACGGTTCGCATCATGTTCTTCGGGACATCGATCTCACCGTGCGAAGCGGCGAGCGTATCGTCATTTGCGGCCCCTCCGGTTCCGGAAAATCGACTCTTATCCGCTGCATGAACCGGCTTGAAGAACACCAGCAAGGAACAATTGTCGTTGATGGTATTGAGCTCAATGAAAGCGCGAAAAACATTGATGAGGTGCGCCGTGAAGTCGGCATGGTTTTTCAGAATTTCAATCTCTTCCCACACCTTACGATTCTTCAAAACCGCACATTGGCCCCGATCTGGGTTCAGAAACTATCAAGGCGGGAAGCGGAAGAAACAGCGATGTTCTTCCTTGATCGGGTAAAGATCTCAGAGCATGCGCATAAGTATCCTGGCCAGCTTTCTGGTGGTCAACAGCAGCGTGCAGCGATCGCCCGGTCGATGTGTATGAAACCGCGCCTTATGCTTTTCGATGAGCCTACCTCAGCTCTCGATCCCGAAACGATAAAGGAGGTTCTCGATACGATGATACAGCTCGCAAATGATGGGATGACCATGGTGTGCGTGACACATGAGATGGGTTTCGCGCAAGCGGTGGCGGACCGAGTGATCTTTATGGATCAAGGACAGATTGTTGAAGAAAATGAGCCTCGCACATTCTTTAGCAATCCGGTCACTGAACGAGCGAAGCTTTTTCTCAGTCAGGTCCTTCATCGCTGAACACGAATGTTTTTCGATCGCTTGTGGCGCTTCTAATTGTAGCACGGAGGAAAAATGAACAAGGAAACGTCACCCCTTTGGGTTCCCGACGCAGGAGGCGCCGCTGCTCCGATGGCTAGATTCGCTGAACTCGCGAGCAAAATCTCAAATAGGGAGCTTCTAAATTTTAAGGACATTCATTGCTGGTCAATAGAGAAACCAGAGGCGTTTTGGGCACTCGTGTGGGACTTCTGTGAAATTAAAGGCGACCGCGGCGAAAGAGTGTTGATCAATCGCGATCAGATGTTGGATGCAGCGTTCTTCCCGGACGCAACCTTAAACTTCGCAGAGAATCTTCTGTCTAGAAATGGAGGGACGGACGCTATTGTCTTTCGTGGGGAAGACAGAGTGTCGTATCGATGGTCATGGGACCACCTGCACAATATGGTATCGAAGCTACAGCAAGCGTATCGCGCCGCGGGAATTGCGCAAGGCGATCGTATCGCCGCGATGATGCCGAATATGCCGGAGACGGTTGCCTGTATGCTGGCCGCCGCCTCGATCGGTGCGATTTGGTCTTCCTGTTCTCCCGATTTCGGAGAGCAGGGCGTCATGGATCGTTTTGGACAGATTCAGCCGAAACTGTTCATCGCATGCAATAGCTACTGGTACAATGGAAAGCTACAAGATGTGGCAGAGAAGGTTGGCAACATAGCCAAGGGGCTGGGCGTCTTCACTGTTGTGGTGCCTTACGCCAACGGGCTGCTTAATAAACGTATGGAGAATGAGATCACATCGCGTTTCGATGAGTTCATCGCTCCATTCGATGCTAAAACAGTAGACTATTCCAAGCTCTCATTTTCCCATCCTTTGTTTATTCTTTATTCTTCCGGGACGACGGGAATGCCAAAATGTATCGTGCACTCTGCCGGCGGTACGCTTCTGCAACATGTAAAGGAGCACCAGCTCCACTGTAGTGTCAGGCCAGGCGACAAGCTTTTTTACTTCACTACCTGTGGTTGGATGATGTGGAATTGGCTTGTCAGCGGGCTCGCATCCGGCGCTACTCTTTGCCTTTATGATGGCTCGCCCTTCGCTCCTGACGACCAAGTTTTGTTCAATTATGCTGCAGCTGAGAAGTTTTCCATTTTCGGCACCTCAGCCAAGTATATTGACGCTCTGCGTAAGAAAGGCGTTGCGCCGATTAAGACGCACGATCTATCCAGTCTGAGGCTGATCGCTTCGACGGGATCACCGCTCTCGCCCGAGAGCTTCTCTTTCGTGTATGAATCGATCAACGCTGATGTGCCCCTGGCTTCGATGTCGGGGGGTACAGATATCGTGTCCTGCTTTGTTCTGGGAAACCCGCTGTCACCCGTGTGGCGTGGAGAAATTCAGGGGCCAGGTCTCGGTCTCGCGGTCGATGTCTGGGACGATGACGGCAAGCCGCTGAGGGGTGAAAAAGGCGAGCTAGTCTGTACAGCGGCCTTTCCATCGATGCCGCTGATGTTCTGGAACGACAAGGGCGGAGACAAGTATCGTGACGCATATTTCGGACGCTTCGACAACACATGGAGCCACGGCGACTTCGCAAAATGGACAGAGCATGACGGCCTCGTCATACATGGCCGCTCGGATGCGACACTCAATCCAGGCGGGGTACGCATCGGTACCGCCGAAATATACAACCAGGTCGAACGGTTGCCAGAGGTTGTGGAAGCAATTTGCATTGGACAGGAATGGGAAGACGACGTGCGCGTCGTCCTATTCGTGCGGCTCGAAGTTGGGAAGACGCTGACCCCCGAGTTGATTTCCAAAATAAAAAGCGCGATCGCAACCGGCGCTTCGCCAAGACATGTCCCTGCGAAAGTGATACAGGTTCCAGACATCCCCCGTACCAAGTCAGGAAAAATTGTCGAACTCGCTGTTCGAGAGGTAGTGCACGGGCGCCCAGTGAAGAATAAGGAGGCGCTCGCCAACCCGGAGGCGCTTGACCTGTTTGAACGGATCGCCGAACTGAACCAATAACCATGGCGATGAGTTGCGCCGCAAACAGTTATTTTATGAATGCATGCTATCGTTCGGAAGTTATTGCTTTTGCAGCTCGTGCTGCAGTTGGATCATCCAATCGTGCTTTAGCCAATCTGCTGATCCGCGTGGTGGCCAGCCTTCCGCGCCAATGACGATTGCAGACCGAATGGCGGGACTACCAAACGATGCCGGATCGCTGTAGCGGTTGCGCTCAAGAATCTCGATGGAAAGTTCCCGCTAAACCGGTGAGGTCTCAGTGGCACTCAACACTCCGTTCTTCGCAGCTCCACCGTCAAGCTTAGCAGCGTCGCCCGTCTACTTTGTAGATCGGCCAAGAGGGAGTCGAGTTCGCGGATCTTATCCTCCATTGAGGAGAGGAGCCTCGATTTTCTCGTGTGGTCTTGAGGCGAATCCAGGTGAGCCGCAACTTCCCTCAAGCTGAAGCCAAGACCGCGGGCTCGGTTGATGAAAGGATAATCTCCAAGGCCCGCTCGTCATAGTCGCGATAGCCGCTGCGATGTCTCGGGGGGAGCGGTAGCAGACCCTGAGCCTCGTAAAATCGAATGCGCGAAATACTAACTCCCGCCCGCGCTGCCAACAAACCGATACGCATGACCTTGACCTTAAACCTAGGTTGAAGGTGTAGGAAGATGGCTGCCCGGTCAAGGGCGAAGAGGTAACGATGCAAACTATAGTGATGATTCCCGGCCTCGACAGCGACGTGGCTGTCTGGAGGCGAACGATTACAGCGCTAAACAGCGAGGTGAACGTAAGCGCGAATTTCTGCGCACCTTCTGACCTGCCACTGCGAATTTCCTCCAGAATTGATTAGAGTCCGGCCTGATGACGAAGGACGGACGAATGAAGAAGCAGAGATTTACGGAAGAGCAGATCATCGGTGTTTTGCGGGAGCAGGAGGCTGGGACAAAGACAGCCGATCTGTGCCGCAAGCACGGTATTTCAGAAGCAACGTTTTATAATTGGAAAGCCAAATACGGCGGCATGGAAGTCTCAGAGGCGAAGCGGTTGAAAGCGCTCGAAGATGAGAACGCCAGGCTCAAGAAGCTACTCGCCGAGCAGATGCTGGATACGGCCGCGCTTCGCGAACTTCTGTCAAAAAAATGGTAGGGCCCGCCGCCAAGTGTGAAGCCGTCACGCATCTGAAGGCCGTCATGGGGCTTTCGGAACGGCGGGCCTGCCAGATTATATCCGCCGACCGTAAGACGATCCGTTACCGGTCCTGCCGACCGCCAGAGGTCGAGTTGCGGGCGAAGCTTCGCGACCTCGCAAATGAGCGAAGGCGTTTCGGATATAGGCGGCTATTCATCCTGCTTCGGCGGGACGGAGAACCGTCCGGCGTCAATCGCATCTACCGCCTTTATCGCGAGGAAGGTCTTTCCATCCGCAAGCGGAAAGCCAGGCGGCGTGCTGTCGGCACCCGTGCGCCGATCCTCGTCGAAGCGAGGGCCAATGCTCGCTGGTCGCTGGATTTCGTCCACGATCAGTTTGCCTGCGGCAGACGCTTCCGCGTTCTCAACGTCGTCGACGATGTGACGCGCGAATGCCTGGCGGCGATCCCGGACACGTCTATCTCCGGTCGCCGTGTCGCGCGAGAACTGACGACACTGATCGAACGGCGCGGCAGGCCCGGAATGATCGTCTCCGACAACGGCACCGAACTAACGTCGAATGCCATCCTTGCCTGGTCGAAGGATCACAAGGTCGAGTGGCACTACATTGCACCGGGAAAACCGATGCAGAACGGCTACGTGGAAAGTTTCAACGGTCGCATGCGAGACGAATTGCTCAATGAGAGTTTGTTCTTCGGCCTCGATCATGCCCGCAGTGCCATTACTGAATGGGCTGACGACTATAACAATTTCAGGCCGCACTCATCGCTCGGATACCAGACCCCGGCAGACTATGCCGGGACCATCGCCGCAACCGGCTCCAGCGCTGCGCAAGATGAAAGCTTCGCGTTTCCGCAGGTTGCTCACACCGCGCCATTTGGCGTATTCAAAACCCCCGAGGCTCTAGTCGCCGCTGGATGAAAGTTCAATGGCAGGTCACTGCCATCGGAGAGACTTATTGGATCGAGTTCACGCCGCCCACGGCATCGCGCGGGTCTTTTCGGTAGCTCCTGATCGCAGCGCGAACTTTCATGGGAATTTCTAACAAAATCAAAAGTCGTTTGCCGCCGATGCAGCGATTGTTCGATTCTCTTCAAGGCGGTCATTGGAAATCACTCATCCCGATATGCTTTAAAGAGTGATTGTTGAATTCTAGGAACCAATCGGATTCGATGAAAAATCTGATATTATCGGCATTTTCAAACGAAGGTTTATCAGCAGGTTGCGGCTCTGAACAAACGCCGAAATCAAGGACTTCTTGTGCTTGAATTTGTTCGTCCGCGAGTTCGATCCTGTTCGTGTCCCACGGCATTCTCAAACTTCAAATATTCGCGGTTTAACAATGCGTATAGGACTCACGGCCAACGCGTTTGATCCGAAATTGAGGATGTTTGAAAGCCTTGCTGGTTTCGATATTATTTGATTACGAAATGAAGTCTGGCACGATCGGTCCTGTAGATAGCTATGAAATATTCAATCGGGTCGTCGCCATCTCCGTAAGAGCAGGACTCAATTGAGACCAAAGGTGTATTGGCTGAAACTTGCAGCAACTGCGCTTCTTCTGCGGTTGGCGTATAGGCTTCGATCCACCTTTCAGCGCGCTTGAGGCTGATGCCATATTGTCGGCGGAGGGTTTCATAAAGTGAGCGGTTTTCGAGCGGTAGCGCTTCAATTCCTGGAACTGCACTTTGCCGCAGACTGATGCGCACGAGGGTTCTCGGTTCCCCATCGACAATCATAACGCGGTCAATCAAAACAACGCGCTCATCCCTTTCGAGCCGCAGCAGTTTGCGCGCCCGCGAGGTGGGAAGGGCTACTTCCTGGCGAATAACACGACGTGTTACCAGCTTGTTCTTGCCCATCAACTCATCGCTGAAACCAACTGTTGATCCAATAAAATCCTGTTCATCACGCCGTTCGGCGACGAAGGTCCCCTTTCCCTGATGCTTGTACACCAAACGTTCGAAGACGAGTTGCTTCAATGCTTCACGCACAACCGTTCGGGAGACATCAAATGTTTCGCAAAGCTCGGTTTCGGAAGGAAGTTTTGAGCGAGGCTCCATCCTGCCGTCTGCAATCATCTCGATTATCGAAGATTTTACCTGTGCCCATAGTGGCGTTCCGCCGTCACTTATCGGGCGGCGTTCGGGAAGGCGCCTGCTCGCCGTTTTGGTGACCAACTTTCGTTGTTTTACAGATGTATTCATATCGGCAAGGGTATCCGAACATGATGGCGCAAGCGAAGCGAGTCGATCGTCTGGCTAATTTCATACTCCATGTGAGCCGCGCGCCATTTCAATGTTGAAGCAGCTATGCCGGCGACTTCCCGGATAACCCCGTCACTTGCCTTGTTCTCAAATGCCATCAATGTCCGTCGCAAAATAATATCGGCAAGCCGGGTCACGCGTTCATTTTTAACGATCCAAACGATTTCGCCAACAAAATAGTCTGGTGCAAAGGTTAGACGCTCATGATTGCAGGCTTCAACCTCGGCAGCAATAGCTTCGGCAGTGCTGCCGTAGCGGTTGAACAGCCTAGTTGCATCATCAACCTCCATGCGGCGAGATTGTGCGAGCGCCTGGCTCCTTGTCGCCAAGTCATACGGCTTCGGCGAAAACCCTTTGCCTCCGCCAACTTCAACCTCGAGAGTGTCGTGGATCCTTAACCTGCCGCAATGTCGCAATACCACATCCGACATCTGCGCCGCGCACGCCCGATAAGTGGTCCATTTGCCCCCCACCAAACTCACGACAGCGAAAGGGCGATCGTCATCAGGGCCAAAAGTCGTCAGGAAATGATCGCGACTAATTGCACCAGTGGCTCCGCCATCATTATAGGGGAGGGGTCTAACGCCAGCATAGGAAAACACGATCTCTTGTCTTCGTGGCTCCACGCCCGGCAGCACTTGTTCCAACACCCCGAACAAGTAGTCAATCTCACTGTCGGAGCAAACCGCATTGTCTGGATCGCTGGTACGAAGGTCAGTCGTCCCGAGCAAAACACGCGCTTTATCGAGCGCATAAATCAAGCAGGCGCGATGGTCATGAGTCTCGAAATATAACATCAGACCATCCAGTTTTGCTGCGAGATCTGGTCTTTCAAGGACAACATGAGAACCCTTCGTGCCTCCCATAAGGCGACAATCGATACCAAGGCCGCGGTTAACCTGATCGACCCAAGGGCCAGCGCAATTGACGACTATTGAAGGCTGCAACCAAAATGATTGCCTGCCGATCTCATCGTAAAGTTCGACCTTGCCGTCAATCGTACTCCGCAGAGACATGTATGGTATCGCGATCGATTCAGGGCAATCGCGTTCGGCGTCCCCGGCCAGCTCGAGCGCAAGTCTTTCTGGATGTGTTACGCGCGCATCGTAGTATTCGGCAACAGCCCGCACCTTGTTTGAAAGCCGGGATAGACGTTTCCTTACTTCGCTGGATCCCACGAGCCGATGGCGCGGCATTGTCTGATTGGATCTGCCGAAGCGATCGAAAAACGAAAGTCCTAGCTTTATGACGAAGATGCCTTTGGCACCTGGCGTTTTCTTCAGCCGCAGGAATCGCAATGCTGCCGAGAATGCGCCCCCCACCCAACTGAATGCGGGCACCCATACCCGCAAGGGATGGACGAGGTGCGATGCGTTGAGAAGC
Proteins encoded in this region:
- a CDS encoding Zn-dependent hydrolase — encoded protein: MEMSSRSNYLIDADRLWDSLMEMAKIGPGIAGGNNRQTLTDEDSEGRRVFARWCAEAGLSIVADDVGNMFARRPGHDDAALPVYMGSHLDTQPTGGKYDGVLGVLAALEIVRTLNDLGVRTKRPIVIANWTNEEGARFAPAMLGSGVFVGAIDKAVAYSKVDAHGRTFGEELARIGWLGDENSGSRQMHSYFELHIEQGPILEAQQIDIGVVTHCQGLRWIEFTLTGKEAHTGSTPMKMRVNAGLAFARIADAVETVARETQPDTVGGIGQVNFSPNSRNVLPGRVVFTVDIRTANAAKLNEMEEKVLAAAYAICDELGVSLSFEIIGRTEPVTFSNNLAEIVRRCSDRLSYSHKNIISGAGHDACWASHVAPTVMIFCPCKGGVSHNETEEISIDWAAQGANVLLHSVLEVAQVV
- a CDS encoding amino acid ABC transporter ATP-binding protein, with protein sequence MPLPSQLSLDRERETNCIAAQITTLNKWYGSHHVLRDIDLTVRSGERIVICGPSGSGKSTLIRCMNRLEEHQQGTIVVDGIELNESAKNIDEVRREVGMVFQNFNLFPHLTILQNRTLAPIWVQKLSRREAEETAMFFLDRVKISEHAHKYPGQLSGGQQQRAAIARSMCMKPRLMLFDEPTSALDPETIKEVLDTMIQLANDGMTMVCVTHEMGFAQAVADRVIFMDQGQIVEENEPRTFFSNPVTERAKLFLSQVLHR
- a CDS encoding acetoacetate--CoA ligase — protein: MNKETSPLWVPDAGGAAAPMARFAELASKISNRELLNFKDIHCWSIEKPEAFWALVWDFCEIKGDRGERVLINRDQMLDAAFFPDATLNFAENLLSRNGGTDAIVFRGEDRVSYRWSWDHLHNMVSKLQQAYRAAGIAQGDRIAAMMPNMPETVACMLAAASIGAIWSSCSPDFGEQGVMDRFGQIQPKLFIACNSYWYNGKLQDVAEKVGNIAKGLGVFTVVVPYANGLLNKRMENEITSRFDEFIAPFDAKTVDYSKLSFSHPLFILYSSGTTGMPKCIVHSAGGTLLQHVKEHQLHCSVRPGDKLFYFTTCGWMMWNWLVSGLASGATLCLYDGSPFAPDDQVLFNYAAAEKFSIFGTSAKYIDALRKKGVAPIKTHDLSSLRLIASTGSPLSPESFSFVYESINADVPLASMSGGTDIVSCFVLGNPLSPVWRGEIQGPGLGLAVDVWDDDGKPLRGEKGELVCTAAFPSMPLMFWNDKGGDKYRDAYFGRFDNTWSHGDFAKWTEHDGLVIHGRSDATLNPGGVRIGTAEIYNQVERLPEVVEAICIGQEWEDDVRVVLFVRLEVGKTLTPELISKIKSAIATGASPRHVPAKVIQVPDIPRTKSGKIVELAVREVVHGRPVKNKEALANPEALDLFERIAELNQ
- a CDS encoding MerR family DNA-binding transcriptional regulator, which produces MRIGLLAARAGVSISRIRFYEAQGLLPLPPRHRSGYRDYDERALEIILSSTEPAVLASA
- a CDS encoding IS3 family transposase (programmed frameshift) is translated as MKKQRFTEEQIIGVLREQEAGTKTADLCRKHGISEATFYNWKAKYGGMEVSEAKRLKALEDENARLKKLLAEQMLDTAALRELLFKKMVGPAAKCEAVTHLKAVMGLSERRACQIISADRKTIRYRSCRPPEVELRAKLRDLANERRRFGYRRLFILLRRDGEPSGVNRIYRLYREEGLSIRKRKARRRAVGTRAPILVEARANARWSLDFVHDQFACGRRFRVLNVVDDVTRECLAAIPDTSISGRRVARELTTLIERRGRPGMIVSDNGTELTSNAILAWSKDHKVEWHYIAPGKPMQNGYVESFNGRMRDELLNESLFFGLDHARSAITEWADDYNNFRPHSSLGYQTPADYAGTIAATGSSAAQDESFAFPQVAHTAPFGVFKTPEALVAAG
- a CDS encoding GntR family transcriptional regulator → MNTSVKQRKLVTKTASRRLPERRPISDGGTPLWAQVKSSIIEMIADGRMEPRSKLPSETELCETFDVSRTVVREALKQLVFERLVYKHQGKGTFVAERRDEQDFIGSTVGFSDELMGKNKLVTRRVIRQEVALPTSRARKLLRLERDERVVLIDRVMIVDGEPRTLVRISLRQSAVPGIEALPLENRSLYETLRRQYGISLKRAERWIEAYTPTAEEAQLLQVSANTPLVSIESCSYGDGDDPIEYFIAIYRTDRARLHFVIK
- a CDS encoding glycerol-3-phosphate dehydrogenase/oxidase, giving the protein MRTRADVLERLNAIQGRSGNILIVGGGVNGLGLYRDLALQGCPAVLIDKGDFASGTSAAPSRLIHGGLRYLETGEFALVKESVIERNHLLLNASHLVHPLRVWVPAFSWVGGAFSAALRFLRLKKTPGAKGIFVIKLGLSFFDRFGRSNQTMPRHRLVGSSEVRKRLSRLSNKVRAVAEYYDARVTHPERLALELAGDAERDCPESIAIPYMSLRSTIDGKVELYDEIGRQSFWLQPSIVVNCAGPWVDQVNRGLGIDCRLMGGTKGSHVVLERPDLAAKLDGLMLYFETHDHRACLIYALDKARVLLGTTDLRTSDPDNAVCSDSEIDYLFGVLEQVLPGVEPRRQEIVFSYAGVRPLPYNDGGATGAISRDHFLTTFGPDDDRPFAVVSLVGGKWTTYRACAAQMSDVVLRHCGRLRIHDTLEVEVGGGKGFSPKPYDLATRSQALAQSRRMEVDDATRLFNRYGSTAEAIAAEVEACNHERLTFAPDYFVGEIVWIVKNERVTRLADIILRRTLMAFENKASDGVIREVAGIAASTLKWRAAHMEYEISQTIDSLRLRHHVRIPLPI